The Actinomycetota bacterium sequence ATACTGCTGCTCTTGTTGTTATACATAAAAATAGTTATGGTACTGGATGGGGATGGCCACATGATCCAAATGTTGAAAAAACATTTAGTGTAACTAGTTGTCAGCCAGATACCTATACTCTGACTATGGCTGAAAACCCCGCTGGCAGTGGAACAGCTAGTGACCAAACTGGCACAGGGCCTTATGAAGAAGACGAAACAGTTANNNNNNNNNNNNNNNNNNNNNNNNNNNNNNNNNNNNNNNNNNNNNNNNNNNNNNNNNNNNNNNNNNNNNNNNNNNNNNNNNNNNNNNNNNNNNNNNNNNNATATACTAGCAACCCCAGCAGCCGGATATCAATTTGTTAACTGGACATCATCTGGCGGCGGAACCTTTGGTGATGCTTCCGATCCCAGCACCACCTTTACCATGCCAGGTGCTAATGTAACGGTTACAGCCAACTTTGCACTTATACCACCAGATACCTATACTCTGACTATGGCTGAAAACCCCGCTGGCAGTGGAACAGCTAGTGACCAAACTGGCACAGGGCCTTATGAAGAAGACGAAACAGTTAATATACTAGCAACCCCAGCAGCCGGATATCAATTTGTTAACTGGACATCATCTGGCGGCGGAACCTTTGGTGATGCTTCCGATCCCAGCACCACCTTTACCATGCCAGGTGCTAATGTAACGGTTACCGCTAACTTTGAGCTTATACCAGATGGTCCATTACCTGGACCAGGACCCACTATAACCGTGGCTGGAATAATGGACTACACCATTACTGCCAGCAGCGGCAGCGGCGGCTCTATTTCTGACGAAGGTATAACCACTCTGGCGGAAGGTGAAAGCAAGACTTACACCATAACTCCCAAAGATGGCTATCAAATATCAGAGGTAGTAGTTGATGGTTCATCTATAGGTGCAGTAGAAACCTATACTTTCTCCAATGTATCAGCAGACCATACCATCCATGTAGACTTTGGTATAGTGGGACAGGTTGGTGTGGCTGGAATTACTGAACAAGATGCAACTATTGAAGTATTAGGCGTAATGGAAGAACTGCCTTATACCGGACATAACTGGTTGTATTCTTTAGCGGGTATGCTGTTACTGGCCATAGGCAGCTTTGTAATCTCCTGGAGACTAAAGCTGGCTAAAGCTAGTAAATAATATACTATCTAAATGTAAGAAGCCCGGGACTTCCCGGGCTTCTTGGCTTGGCGTCCTCAAACTTGTAAAAATATATTTAATTAGTGAAAACGGTGGTAACTACTCTTCTACCGCCGTTTTCTGCTATTCCTATACCTATACTTCCGTACTGGGCCCTCAGTATGTTAGCAGCATGGGTGGGGCTGTTCATCCAGGCATTGGCAAATACTTCCGGGCTTCCGGCAGCAGCAGGGGAGGACTGGGCCAGATTCTCTCCGGCATTCCTGTAGCCGACACCATTTGCTTTCAGGAAGTTAAATATGTTATTGCCTTCCGGGGTATAGTGGGAGAAATAACCCCTGGAGAGCATATCTGCGCTTCTTTGCCTGGCTATATCAGTCAAAGCCTGATTAGGGGCCAGGGCATTAAGGCCGTTAGCCTGCCTTATAGCATTAATCTGGTTTAGTACCTGCTGCTCATAACCATTAAGATTAGCTGTGGTCTGTATGGCAGCTACTTCAGCATGGGCATAGGTTCTGCTGGTATTGGAACCGTTTAGTGATCCGGGGTTAATTCCATAGTTGGCACAAAGTTGATTAAATTCCTGGGAGTTAACGAACCCGGCTAAAACATACTCCCTGCTCTGGCCCTGGTTTAGCTCTGACATCCAGCCATTGTAACCGCCTGGATCAGGGGCTCGGTCAAAAAAGGCAGCATACATTACCTGGAGAAACTGTTCATTACTTACATTCTTGGCTTTAAATTCATCGGAGAATATAAAGTTTCTGGCCACATCTGCTCCAGTAAGGGAACCGGAATTAAGTCCGTTTACCCAGCTAGCCAGTCCTGCGGGATCAGGCTGCCTGTTTAAAGTTACCTGGTACATCCTGGTAACAAAGCTGGTTACTCCGTCTACGCCCTTAACTTCTATGGAAGCAAAACCCAGGCTGCCTATGATCAGAGCAGCCGCCAGTATTATTACCAGCGGTAAAGATATTAATATTGATTTCCTGTAATTAAATTTCTTAGCCATTTCAACCTCCTTGAATAACTTAGGTTGA is a genomic window containing:
- a CDS encoding DUF4214 domain-containing protein, yielding MAKKFNYRKSILISLPLVIILAAALIIGSLGFASIEVKGVDGVTSFVTRMYQVTLNRQPDPAGLASWVNGLNSGSLTGADVARNFIFSDEFKAKNVSNEQFLQVMYAAFFDRAPDPGGYNGWMSELNQGQSREYVLAGFVNSQEFNQLCANYGINPGSLNGSNTSRTYAHAEVAAIQTTANLNGYEQQVLNQINAIRQANGLNALAPNQALTDIARQRSADMLSRGYFSHYTPEGNNIFNFLKANGVGYRNAGENLAQSSPAAAGSPEVFANAWMNSPTHAANILRAQYGSIGIGIAENGGRRVVTTVFTN